In Aquila chrysaetos chrysaetos chromosome 2, bAquChr1.4, whole genome shotgun sequence, the following are encoded in one genomic region:
- the ZBTB1 gene encoding zinc finger and BTB domain-containing protein 1 isoform X1, protein MARTSHSNYVLQQLNNQREWGFLCDCCIAIDDIYFQAHKAVLAACSSYFRMFFMNHQHTTAQLNLSNMKISAECFDLILQFMYLGKIMTAPANFEQFKVAMNYLQLYNVPECLEDIQDTDSSSLKCSSSASSTQNSKMIFGVRMYEDTLARNGSEANRWGMEPPSSTVNTSHNKEPDEEALQLSSFPEQLFDVCKKSTTSKFSHTKERVSHSRRFGRSFTCDSCGFSFSCEKLLDEHVLTCTNRHSYQSARYYGAEKIDFTEKDSTSKIISTQTEKYKGDSSQAADDSSSPVSNITSRKSSTVASETSGEEGSRASERKRIIIKMEPEDNPADELKDFNIIKVADKDCNESSDNDDLDDEQEEPLYRYYVEEEIREKRNARKTLKPRLSMDEDERKCLKSPRHLNRKAPSVQEDVENAPCELCGLTITEEDLSSHYLSKHIENICACGKCGQILVKGKQLQDHAQTCGEPQDLTMNGVRNSEEKMDLEENPEEQSEIRDMMFAEMLEDFRDSHFQMNSLQKKQLYKHSACPFRCPNCGQRFETENLVVEHMSNCLEQDLFKNSMMEENERDHRRKHFCNLCGKGFYQRCHLREHYTVHTKEKQFVCQTCGKQFLRERQLRLHNDMHKGMARYVCSICDQGNFRKHDHVRHMISHLSAGETICQVCFQIFPNNEQLEQHMDVHLYTCGVCGAKFNLRKDMRSHYNAKHLKRT, encoded by the coding sequence ATGGCAAGAACCAGCCACAGCAACTATGTCCTTCAGCAGCTAAACAACCAAAGAGAGTGGGGCTTTCTGTGCGACTGCTGTATCGCTATCGatgatatttattttcaagcacATAAAGCAGTCCTTGCTGCATGCAGCTCCTATTTTAGGATGTTTTTTATGAACCATCAACACACTACAGCCCAGCTGAATCTAAGCAACATGAAGATTAGCGCTGAATGCTTTGATCTTATTTTACAGTTCATGTATTTAGGAAAAATTATGACAGCCCCTGCCAATTTTGAGCAATTTAAAGTGGCCATGAACTATTTACAGCTATATAACGTACCTGAATGTCTAGAAGATATACAGGATACAGACTCATCTAGTTTAAAATGTTCATCTTCTGCTTCTAGCACCCAGAATAGTAAAATGATATTTGGCGTGAGAATGTATGAAGACACACTTGCTAGAAATGGCAGCGAAGCAAACAGGTGGGGCATGGAGCCGCCAAGTTCAACAGTAAATACGTCCCATAACAAAGAGCCTGATGAAGAAGCTTTGCAGCTGAGCAGCTTCCCCGAACAACTGTTTGATGTCTGCAAAAAAAGCACCACGTCCAAATTCTCTCACACAAAAGAGCGCGTGTCCCACTCACGCCGTTTTGGAAGAAGCTTCACCTGTGACAGCTGTGGGTTTAGTTTTAGCTGTGAAAAGCTACTGGATGAGCACGTGTTAACATGCACTAACAGGCATTCCTACCAAAGTGCCAGGTACTACGGTGCTGAAAAAATAGACTTTACTGAAAAGGACTCTACTTCTAAAATAATCTCCACACAAACAGAGAAATACAAGGGGGACTCGAGCCAAGCTGCGGACGATTCTTCATCTCCTGTATCAAACAtcacaagcagaaaaagcagcacgGTTGCCTCCGAGACATCAGGTGAAGAAGGAAGTAGAGCCTCTGAGAGGAAGAGGATTATCATCAAGATGGAACCAGAGGACAATCCTGCAGATGAGCTGAAGGATTTTAATATCATTAAGGTGGCAGATAAAGACTGCAATGAGTCTTCCGACAATGACGACCTAGATGATGAGCAGGAAGAGCCGCTTTACAGATACTACGTCGAGGAAGAGatcagagagaagagaaatgctCGGAAGACTTTAAAACCCCGTTTATCCATGGATGAGGATGAAAGAAAGTGTTTGAAAAGTCCGCGGCACCTTAACAGGAAGGCTCCGTCAGTGCAGGAAGATGTGGAGAACGCTCCCTGTGAACTCTGTGGGCTAACAATCACCGAGGAAGATTTGTCCTCTCATTATTTATCCAAACACATAGAAAATATATGTGCTTGTGGCAAGTGTGGTCAAATACTGGTCAAAGGCAAGCAGTTACAGGATCATGCGCAGACCTGTGGAGAGCCCCAGGATCTGACCATGAACGGTGTCAGAAATTCTGAGGAGAAAATGGACTTAGAAGAAAACCCTGAGGAGCAGTCGGAAATAAGGGACATGATGTTTGCAGAGATGCTAGAGGACTTCAGGGACAGTCACTTCCAAATGAACAGCCTTCAAAAAAAACAGTTATACAAGCATTCTGCCTGTCCTTTCCGATGCCCTAATTGCGGTCAGCgttttgaaactgaaaacctAGTGGTTGAACATATGTCAAACTGCCTGGAGCAAGATCTGTTCAAGAACTCCATGATGGAAGAGAACGAGAGGGATCACAGACGTAAGCATTTCTGCAATCTTTGTGGGAAAGGATTTTATCAGCGTTGCCACTTGCGGGAACACTATACTGTTCATACCAaggaaaaacagtttgtttGTCAGACATGTGGGAAGCAGTTCTTAAGAGAGCGCCAGTTGCGGCTCCACAATGATATGCACAAAGGCATGGCCAGGTATGTCTGTTCCATTTGTGATCAAGGAAACTTCCGAAAACATGACCATGTACGGCATATGATATCTCACTTATCAGCTGGAGAGACTATATGCCAGGTCTGCTTTCAGATATTCCCAAATAATGAGCAACTGGAGCAGCACATGGATGTTCATCTGTATACATGTGGAGTATGTGGAGCAAAATTTAATTTGAGGAAAGATATGAGATCTCACTATAATGCCAAGCATTTGAAAAGAACATAA
- the ZBTB1 gene encoding zinc finger and BTB domain-containing protein 1 isoform X2, whose protein sequence is MARTSHSNYVLQQLNNQREWGFLCDCCIAIDDIYFQAHKAVLAACSSYFRMFFMNHQHTTAQLNLSNMKISAECFDLILQFMYLGKIMTAPANFEQFKVAMNYLQLYNVPECLEDIQDTDSSSLKCSSSASSTQNSKMIFGVRMYEDTLARNGSEANRWGMEPPSSTVNTSHNKEPDEEALQLSSFPEQLFDVCKKSTTSKFSHTKERVSHSRRFGRSFTCDSCGFSFSCEKLLDEHVLTCTNRHSYQSARYYGAEKIDFTEKDSTSKIISTQTEKYKGDSSQAADDSSSPVSNITSRKSSTVASETSGEEGSRASERKRIIIKMEPEDNPADELKDFNIIKVADKDCNESSDNDDLDDEQEEPLYRYYVEEEIREKRNARKTLKPRLSMDEDERKCLKSPRHLNRKAPSVQEDVENAPCELCGLTITEEDLSSHYLSKHIENICACGKCGQILVKGKQLQDHAQTCGEPQDLTMNGVRNSEEKMDLEENPEEQSEIRDMMFAEMLEDFRDSHFQMNSLQKKQLYKHSACPFRCPNCGQRFETENLVVEHMSNCLEQDLFKNSMMEENERDHRRKHFCNLCGKGFYQRCHLREHYTVHTKEKQFVCQTCGKQFLRERQLRLHNDMHKGMASSEIGTSKLLNN, encoded by the exons ATGGCAAGAACCAGCCACAGCAACTATGTCCTTCAGCAGCTAAACAACCAAAGAGAGTGGGGCTTTCTGTGCGACTGCTGTATCGCTATCGatgatatttattttcaagcacATAAAGCAGTCCTTGCTGCATGCAGCTCCTATTTTAGGATGTTTTTTATGAACCATCAACACACTACAGCCCAGCTGAATCTAAGCAACATGAAGATTAGCGCTGAATGCTTTGATCTTATTTTACAGTTCATGTATTTAGGAAAAATTATGACAGCCCCTGCCAATTTTGAGCAATTTAAAGTGGCCATGAACTATTTACAGCTATATAACGTACCTGAATGTCTAGAAGATATACAGGATACAGACTCATCTAGTTTAAAATGTTCATCTTCTGCTTCTAGCACCCAGAATAGTAAAATGATATTTGGCGTGAGAATGTATGAAGACACACTTGCTAGAAATGGCAGCGAAGCAAACAGGTGGGGCATGGAGCCGCCAAGTTCAACAGTAAATACGTCCCATAACAAAGAGCCTGATGAAGAAGCTTTGCAGCTGAGCAGCTTCCCCGAACAACTGTTTGATGTCTGCAAAAAAAGCACCACGTCCAAATTCTCTCACACAAAAGAGCGCGTGTCCCACTCACGCCGTTTTGGAAGAAGCTTCACCTGTGACAGCTGTGGGTTTAGTTTTAGCTGTGAAAAGCTACTGGATGAGCACGTGTTAACATGCACTAACAGGCATTCCTACCAAAGTGCCAGGTACTACGGTGCTGAAAAAATAGACTTTACTGAAAAGGACTCTACTTCTAAAATAATCTCCACACAAACAGAGAAATACAAGGGGGACTCGAGCCAAGCTGCGGACGATTCTTCATCTCCTGTATCAAACAtcacaagcagaaaaagcagcacgGTTGCCTCCGAGACATCAGGTGAAGAAGGAAGTAGAGCCTCTGAGAGGAAGAGGATTATCATCAAGATGGAACCAGAGGACAATCCTGCAGATGAGCTGAAGGATTTTAATATCATTAAGGTGGCAGATAAAGACTGCAATGAGTCTTCCGACAATGACGACCTAGATGATGAGCAGGAAGAGCCGCTTTACAGATACTACGTCGAGGAAGAGatcagagagaagagaaatgctCGGAAGACTTTAAAACCCCGTTTATCCATGGATGAGGATGAAAGAAAGTGTTTGAAAAGTCCGCGGCACCTTAACAGGAAGGCTCCGTCAGTGCAGGAAGATGTGGAGAACGCTCCCTGTGAACTCTGTGGGCTAACAATCACCGAGGAAGATTTGTCCTCTCATTATTTATCCAAACACATAGAAAATATATGTGCTTGTGGCAAGTGTGGTCAAATACTGGTCAAAGGCAAGCAGTTACAGGATCATGCGCAGACCTGTGGAGAGCCCCAGGATCTGACCATGAACGGTGTCAGAAATTCTGAGGAGAAAATGGACTTAGAAGAAAACCCTGAGGAGCAGTCGGAAATAAGGGACATGATGTTTGCAGAGATGCTAGAGGACTTCAGGGACAGTCACTTCCAAATGAACAGCCTTCAAAAAAAACAGTTATACAAGCATTCTGCCTGTCCTTTCCGATGCCCTAATTGCGGTCAGCgttttgaaactgaaaacctAGTGGTTGAACATATGTCAAACTGCCTGGAGCAAGATCTGTTCAAGAACTCCATGATGGAAGAGAACGAGAGGGATCACAGACGTAAGCATTTCTGCAATCTTTGTGGGAAAGGATTTTATCAGCGTTGCCACTTGCGGGAACACTATACTGTTCATACCAaggaaaaacagtttgtttGTCAGACATGTGGGAAGCAGTTCTTAAGAGAGCGCCAGTTGCGGCTCCACAATGATATGCACAAAGGCATGGCCAG TAGTGAAATAGGGACTTCTAAGCTTCTGAACAACTGA
- the ZBTB1 gene encoding zinc finger and BTB domain-containing protein 1 isoform X3, producing MARTSHSNYVLQQLNNQREWGFLCDCCIAIDDIYFQAHKAVLAACSSYFRMFFMNHQHTTAQLNLSNMKISAECFDLILQFMYLGKIMTAPANFEQFKVAMNYLQLYNVPECLEDIQDTDSSSLKCSSSASSTQNSKMIFGVRMYEDTLARNGSEANRWGMEPPSSTVNTSHNKEPDEEALQLSSFPEQLFDVCKKSTTSKFSHTKERVSHSRRFGRSFTCDSCGFSFSCEKLLDEHVLTCTNRHSYQSARYYGAEKIDFTEKDSTSKIISTQTEKYKGDSSQAADDSSSPVSNITSRKSSTVASETSGEEGSRASERKRIIIKMEPEDNPADELKDFNIIKVADKDCNESSDNDDLDDEQEEPLYRYYVEEEIREKRNARKTLKPRLSMDEDERKCLKSPRHLNRKAPSVQEDVENAPCELCGLTITEEDLSSHYLSKHIENICACGKCGQILVKGKQLQDHAQTCGEPQDLTMNGVRNSEEKMDLEENPEEQSEIRDMMFAEMLEDFRDSHFQMNSLQKKQLYKHSACPFRCPNCGQRFETENLVVEHMSNCLEQDLFKNSMMEENERDHRLVK from the exons ATGGCAAGAACCAGCCACAGCAACTATGTCCTTCAGCAGCTAAACAACCAAAGAGAGTGGGGCTTTCTGTGCGACTGCTGTATCGCTATCGatgatatttattttcaagcacATAAAGCAGTCCTTGCTGCATGCAGCTCCTATTTTAGGATGTTTTTTATGAACCATCAACACACTACAGCCCAGCTGAATCTAAGCAACATGAAGATTAGCGCTGAATGCTTTGATCTTATTTTACAGTTCATGTATTTAGGAAAAATTATGACAGCCCCTGCCAATTTTGAGCAATTTAAAGTGGCCATGAACTATTTACAGCTATATAACGTACCTGAATGTCTAGAAGATATACAGGATACAGACTCATCTAGTTTAAAATGTTCATCTTCTGCTTCTAGCACCCAGAATAGTAAAATGATATTTGGCGTGAGAATGTATGAAGACACACTTGCTAGAAATGGCAGCGAAGCAAACAGGTGGGGCATGGAGCCGCCAAGTTCAACAGTAAATACGTCCCATAACAAAGAGCCTGATGAAGAAGCTTTGCAGCTGAGCAGCTTCCCCGAACAACTGTTTGATGTCTGCAAAAAAAGCACCACGTCCAAATTCTCTCACACAAAAGAGCGCGTGTCCCACTCACGCCGTTTTGGAAGAAGCTTCACCTGTGACAGCTGTGGGTTTAGTTTTAGCTGTGAAAAGCTACTGGATGAGCACGTGTTAACATGCACTAACAGGCATTCCTACCAAAGTGCCAGGTACTACGGTGCTGAAAAAATAGACTTTACTGAAAAGGACTCTACTTCTAAAATAATCTCCACACAAACAGAGAAATACAAGGGGGACTCGAGCCAAGCTGCGGACGATTCTTCATCTCCTGTATCAAACAtcacaagcagaaaaagcagcacgGTTGCCTCCGAGACATCAGGTGAAGAAGGAAGTAGAGCCTCTGAGAGGAAGAGGATTATCATCAAGATGGAACCAGAGGACAATCCTGCAGATGAGCTGAAGGATTTTAATATCATTAAGGTGGCAGATAAAGACTGCAATGAGTCTTCCGACAATGACGACCTAGATGATGAGCAGGAAGAGCCGCTTTACAGATACTACGTCGAGGAAGAGatcagagagaagagaaatgctCGGAAGACTTTAAAACCCCGTTTATCCATGGATGAGGATGAAAGAAAGTGTTTGAAAAGTCCGCGGCACCTTAACAGGAAGGCTCCGTCAGTGCAGGAAGATGTGGAGAACGCTCCCTGTGAACTCTGTGGGCTAACAATCACCGAGGAAGATTTGTCCTCTCATTATTTATCCAAACACATAGAAAATATATGTGCTTGTGGCAAGTGTGGTCAAATACTGGTCAAAGGCAAGCAGTTACAGGATCATGCGCAGACCTGTGGAGAGCCCCAGGATCTGACCATGAACGGTGTCAGAAATTCTGAGGAGAAAATGGACTTAGAAGAAAACCCTGAGGAGCAGTCGGAAATAAGGGACATGATGTTTGCAGAGATGCTAGAGGACTTCAGGGACAGTCACTTCCAAATGAACAGCCTTCAAAAAAAACAGTTATACAAGCATTCTGCCTGTCCTTTCCGATGCCCTAATTGCGGTCAGCgttttgaaactgaaaacctAGTGGTTGAACATATGTCAAACTGCCTGGAGCAAGATCTGTTCAAGAACTCCATGATGGAAGAGAACGAGAGGGATCACAGAC TAGTGAAATAG